The proteins below come from a single Pelecanus crispus isolate bPelCri1 chromosome 19, bPelCri1.pri, whole genome shotgun sequence genomic window:
- the CENATAC gene encoding centrosomal AT-AC splicing factor encodes MAVHYCGLCRRSSFSGRRHLYSTAHRRRLREALGRLQEEVAAARAAAAAAGDGEGGGAVRPYDPAEHDRRVWCLCCGRGVRRDGRRGGMALPQAGLLQHLAGPEHRRETARFWRENRAEAALRERFLVPAEEYDRFARALERALAAHQRREEERIRQMAAGIREAERRQRETVQAALQLQTEPQLGPGPSVCSPPAGPGRDSSQDTEQPGLSGMQTGPDLNWMEPGQALTFIGHQETEGKGNVHTGAIPPWLTEEEDGSKQQIGPSYEEFLKQKEKQKLKKLPAERVGASFDHTSQTGDSWLPSFGRVWNHGRRWQSRHQFRTESGEKKKKR; translated from the exons ATGGCGGTGCACTACTGCGGCCTGTGCCGCCGCTCCTCCTTCTCCGGCCGCCGGCACCTGTACAGCACCGCGCaccggcggcggctgcgggaggCGCTGGGccggctgcaggaggaggtggcggcggcccgggcggcggcggcggcggcgggggacggggagggcggcggggcggtgcggCCCTACGACCCGGCGGAGCACGACCGGCGCGTCTGGTGCCTGTGCTGCGGGCGCGGCGTGCGGCGGGacgggcggcgcggcgggatGGCGCTGCCGCAGGCCggcctgctccagcacctggccgg GCCCGAGCACCGCCGGGAGACGGCGCGGTTCTGGCGGGAGAACCGGGCGGAGGCGGCGCTGCGGGAGCGGTTCCTGGTGCCGGCCGAGGAGTACGATCGCTTCGCCCGGGCGCTGGAGCGGGCGCTGGCCGCGCACCagcggcgggaggaggagcgCATCCGCCAG ATGGCGGCCGGCATCCGGGAAGCCGAGCGCAGGCAGCGGGAGACGGTGCAGGCCGCCCTCCAG CTGCAAACAGAGCCACAGCTTGGCCCAGGACCCTCTGtctgcagccccccggcagGACCCGGAAG GGACTCCTCTCAGGATACAGAGCAGCCCGGCCTGAGCGGGATGCAGACAGGACCCGACTTAAACTGGATGGAACCAGGCCAGGCTTTGACCTTCATTGGCCACCAG gaaacagaagggaaaggaaatgttCACACAG GAGCAATACCTCCGTGGCTaacagaggaagaggatggaAGTAAACAACAAATCGGACCTTCGTACGAGGAATTTCTCAAACAAA aagagaagcagaagctgaaaaagctCCCAGCGGAGCGCGTTGGTGCCAGCTTTGACCATACCTCTCAGACAGGCGACAGTTGGCTCCCTTCCTTTGGGCGGGTTTGGAATCACGGCAGGAGGTGGCAGTCCAG GCATCAGTTTAGAACTGAATcgggggaaaagaagaaaaaaaggtga
- the FOXR1 gene encoding forkhead box protein R1 yields MYLSFQNKPFWESLHLKNGLEDLDMAEELKLTITTEEFLQEPGVQPHLWMWVNPSLVCPIPGSCGIDLSGSDSPVASVTGATETSSPNTSWDYSDPDCSEEDVLSSSSEAGKLTEDEDASRVDIPVPQEMAETPELKAMPMPWKLAVLRPRSVKLKCTRQTSTEIKGGWPRPPLNYCILITLALCNSASGSLTVQQIYQFTRQHFPFFQTAPEGWKNTIRHNLCFSSCFEKTTGFVCGEGNRRSCLWKLTPEGRRKFQEEAQALPKEALDLVRQSMRKPDLMRSLFGL; encoded by the exons atgtacttgAGTTTTCAAAACAAGCCATTTTGGGAAAGCCTGCATTTAAAAAACGGCCTTGAGGACCTAGATATGGCAGAGGAGCTCAAACTCACCATCACTACTGAAGAGTTTCTGCAAG AACCTGGCGTTCAGCCCCATCTGTGGATGTGGGTAAACCCCAGCCTGGTCTGCCCTATCCCCGGGAGCTGTGGCATAGACCTGTCTGGATCCGACAGCCCGGTGGCCTCAGTCACTGGTGCCACGGAAACCTCCTCTCCGAACACATCCTGGGACTACTCCGACCCGGACTGCTCCGAGGAGGATGTGCTGTCATCCTCCAGTGAGGCTGGAAAG CTTACTGAGGATGAAGATGCTTCACGTGTGGACATCCCAGTTCCTCAGGAGATGGCGGAAACTCCCGAACTCAAAGCAATGCCAATGCCTTGGAAATTGGCAGTCCTCAGACCTCGGAGCGTGAAGCTCAAGTGCACCAGGCAGACAAGCACCGAAATCAAGGGAGGCTGGCCCCGTCCGCCCCTTAATTACTGCATCCTCATCACCCTCGCCCTGTGCAACAGCGCAAGTGGCAGTCTGACCGTACAGCAGATCTACCAGTTCACACG GCAGCACTTCCCATTTTTTCAAACAGCCCCAGAGGGCTGGAAAAACACGATCAGACACAACCTGtgcttcagcagctgctttgagAAAACCACCGGCTTCGTATGCGGCGAGGGAAACCGCAGGTCCTGCCTGTGGAAACTGACTCCAGAGGGACGCAGAAAGTTTCAGGAAGAAGCACAGGCTCTGCCCAAAGAGGCTCTCGACTTGGTGCGCCAAAGCATGCGCAAACCGG ATCTCATGAGATCTCTGTTCGGCCTATGA